A region from the Terriglobia bacterium genome encodes:
- a CDS encoding Hsp20/alpha crystallin family protein — protein sequence MPENRIRVAPNTVAYADEENLKLVVEFAIPGAPTDIIDLKILEDSVHLTAPARDIEYVSALALAWAVKPDKAEAIYEHGLLRIEVPFKDPMEDAVKVAIKTGRANTTIKKIKA from the coding sequence ATGCCGGAAAATCGGATTAGGGTTGCGCCCAACACAGTAGCGTATGCTGACGAGGAGAACCTGAAGCTAGTAGTGGAGTTCGCCATCCCAGGAGCGCCAACGGATATCATCGATCTGAAGATCCTAGAAGACAGCGTCCACCTGACCGCGCCAGCAAGGGACATCGAGTATGTTTCAGCACTGGCTCTAGCTTGGGCAGTGAAACCTGACAAAGCCGAAGCGATCTACGAGCACGGCCTGCTCCGAATCGAGGTGCCCTTCAAAGATCCCATGGAGGATGCTGTGAAGGTCGCCATCAAAACGGGTCGCGCGAACACCACGATCAAGAAAATCAAAGCCTGA